A stretch of Desulfobacter hydrogenophilus DNA encodes these proteins:
- a CDS encoding methylated-DNA--[protein]-cysteine S-methyltransferase codes for MRYRYINSQIGPLMLAGHTTLELIRFPVKGKKKAPEIGWVEDNTRFPDAVFQLAQYFEGRLKQFDLDLQPIGTDFQKQVWQALLTIPYGTTVTYGEIAKRIHNPKAFRAVGLANRCNPIPIIIPCHRVIGKNGKLTGFAGGLGIKQALLDLEKS; via the coding sequence ATGAGATACAGATACATCAACTCCCAAATCGGTCCTTTGATGCTGGCCGGCCACACAACGCTTGAACTTATCCGTTTTCCGGTCAAAGGTAAAAAAAAGGCGCCTGAAATAGGTTGGGTAGAGGACAACACCAGATTTCCCGATGCCGTATTCCAACTGGCGCAATATTTTGAAGGCCGGTTAAAACAATTTGACCTTGATCTTCAGCCCATAGGAACGGATTTCCAGAAACAGGTCTGGCAGGCGCTTTTAACTATTCCTTACGGGACCACGGTGACCTATGGTGAGATCGCCAAACGAATTCATAACCCCAAAGCCTTCAGAGCCGTGGGCCTTGCCAACAGGTGTAACCCCATCCCCATCATTATTCCCTGCCATCGTGTGATCGGCAAAAATGGTAAATTAACCGGATTTGCCGGCGGCCTTGGCATCAAACAAGCTCTTCTGGATCTGGAAAAATCCTGA
- a CDS encoding phosphate ABC transporter substrate-binding protein — MKQVFKLFPCFIVLSIIAFTAGIVCASELDAFKGEKGVLRIAGGTAHIPVMKEVAKRIMKMNSDIQITIAGGGSGAGIKQVGEGLVDIGNSGRKPTDEEISKYNLSMYKWAIDGVGTVVHPSNPVKALSGEQLKGIYAGKIVNWNELGGEDRPINIYTRDNASGTRDVFWKKALGKGDISEKANFVASNGAMKAAVTNNPYAIGYVSVGYMDETVAPIALDGVIPTLKTVQSGEYMVARGLFSNTKGEYTGLAKKLITYLLSPEGQKIVSDMGFIPVN, encoded by the coding sequence ATGAAACAGGTATTCAAACTGTTCCCGTGTTTTATAGTATTGTCCATAATTGCGTTTACCGCAGGCATTGTATGTGCGTCCGAGCTTGACGCATTCAAGGGTGAAAAGGGGGTGTTGCGCATCGCCGGGGGCACGGCCCACATCCCTGTCATGAAAGAGGTGGCCAAGCGAATTATGAAAATGAATTCTGATATCCAGATTACCATTGCCGGCGGCGGATCCGGTGCCGGGATTAAACAAGTGGGAGAGGGCCTGGTGGACATCGGCAACTCCGGTCGTAAACCCACGGATGAAGAAATTTCTAAATATAATCTTTCCATGTATAAATGGGCCATTGACGGTGTGGGCACGGTGGTCCACCCGTCCAATCCGGTCAAGGCCCTTTCCGGCGAACAGCTCAAAGGTATTTATGCCGGAAAAATCGTAAACTGGAATGAACTTGGCGGTGAAGACCGGCCCATCAACATTTATACAAGGGACAATGCTTCCGGTACCCGTGATGTATTCTGGAAAAAAGCCCTGGGCAAAGGGGATATTTCCGAGAAAGCCAATTTTGTTGCTTCCAATGGTGCCATGAAGGCGGCCGTCACCAATAATCCCTATGCCATTGGATATGTTTCCGTGGGGTACATGGATGAAACGGTTGCACCGATTGCCCTGGACGGGGTTATTCCTACTCTGAAAACAGTTCAGTCCGGCGAATACATGGTTGCCAGAGGCCTTTTCAGCAATACCAAAGGCGAATATACAGGGCTTGCCAAAAAGCTGATTACCTACCTGCTCAGTCCCGAAGGCCAAAAAATTGTTTCTGACATGGGATTCATTCCTGTTAACTAA
- a CDS encoding PstC family ABC transporter permease encodes MLSLPVLESGMLWKILTDSWSPDHGRFGILAMIAGTFYIASLSLVISFPISLGCSFFMQITHKGIAGRLLKKFVQFMTAIPTVIYGFVGVFLLVPLVRDLFSHGSGMSILTAAIMLGLLISPTMILFFCASFERVPKIYTDAVDSLGATSFQKLLYVVLPQAWPGVLTGLILAFGRAMGDTLVALMLSGNSVMLPTSVLDSARTLTAHIAMIIAADFDSIEFKTIFVSGAVLYLMTGLGIFLARISGRRME; translated from the coding sequence ATGCTGAGTCTGCCTGTCCTTGAAAGTGGCATGCTCTGGAAAATTTTGACCGATTCCTGGTCTCCAGACCATGGTCGGTTCGGCATACTGGCCATGATTGCAGGCACCTTTTACATCGCCTCTTTAAGTCTTGTCATCAGTTTTCCTATCAGTCTTGGGTGCTCATTTTTTATGCAGATTACCCATAAGGGGATAGCAGGTCGGTTACTCAAAAAATTTGTCCAGTTCATGACTGCCATTCCCACAGTGATTTACGGGTTTGTGGGGGTGTTTCTACTGGTTCCCCTGGTCCGGGATCTATTTTCCCATGGATCAGGTATGAGCATATTAACTGCGGCCATTATGCTTGGCCTGCTCATTTCCCCCACCATGATTCTGTTTTTTTGTGCAAGCTTTGAACGCGTGCCTAAAATTTATACGGATGCCGTGGATTCCCTTGGGGCAACTTCTTTTCAGAAACTGTTGTACGTGGTTTTACCCCAGGCATGGCCCGGTGTTTTGACCGGGTTGATTCTGGCCTTTGGCCGGGCCATGGGAGATACCCTGGTGGCCCTGATGCTCAGCGGAAACAGTGTCATGCTGCCGACTTCCGTCTTGGATTCGGCCCGGACACTGACCGCCCACATTGCCATGATCATTGCTGCGGATTTTGACAGTATTGAATTTAAGACCATATTTGTCAGCGGTGCGGTCCTGTATCTGATGACAGGTTTGGGGATTTTTTTGGCACGCATCTCCGGCCGAAGGATGGAATAA
- a CDS encoding PstA family ABC transporter permease: MSQHLPDRLLSVFSWLCALVLTAGVSIIIGFLILKGGRSLNLDLIFADTRPWDAILLKRQVFGGLFPAIAGTFLLILLSVGIALPLGLCAGIYLAEYASSKARNVFGFIVDLLAGIPSIVVGLFGFSITIFLHHFYNSRIYPCLLISALSLAFLVLPYIIKTTQGAIDRIPLLTRLTAPGLGATKLQNVVLVLLPLALSDIVSGVVLAIGRCAEDTAVIMLTGVVATAGVPKSLFSSFEALPFYIYYTASEYTGPAELVKGYGAALILLLICSMLFVFAHLIKRLIDRRAGIMM; encoded by the coding sequence ATGTCACAACACTTACCTGACAGGCTTTTATCCGTTTTTTCCTGGCTCTGTGCCTTGGTGCTCACAGCTGGCGTTTCCATCATTATTGGATTTTTGATCCTGAAAGGGGGGCGGTCCCTGAATCTGGATCTCATTTTTGCAGACACCCGTCCCTGGGATGCCATCCTGCTTAAACGTCAGGTGTTCGGCGGCCTGTTTCCAGCCATTGCCGGAACTTTCCTGCTGATCCTGCTGTCCGTGGGGATTGCTCTGCCCCTGGGACTTTGTGCCGGAATTTATCTGGCTGAATATGCATCGTCAAAGGCCAGGAACGTTTTTGGCTTTATAGTGGATCTTCTTGCTGGAATCCCTTCCATTGTCGTGGGGCTATTCGGCTTTTCCATTACTATTTTTCTGCACCATTTTTACAACAGTCGAATTTATCCGTGTTTGTTGATTTCAGCCCTGTCCCTTGCATTTCTCGTGCTGCCCTATATCATCAAAACCACCCAGGGGGCCATTGACAGAATACCACTTTTAACCCGACTCACCGCACCGGGGTTAGGTGCCACAAAATTGCAGAATGTAGTGTTGGTTCTGCTGCCTTTGGCCCTTTCAGACATTGTTTCCGGTGTAGTCCTTGCCATTGGGCGATGTGCCGAGGATACGGCCGTAATTATGCTCACCGGCGTGGTGGCCACCGCAGGTGTTCCCAAATCCCTTTTTTCCAGTTTTGAAGCCCTGCCATTTTATATCTATTATACGGCATCGGAATACACAGGTCCCGCAGAACTGGTGAAAGGATACGGTGCCGCCCTTATTCTGCTTTTGATCTGTTCAATGCTTTTTGTATTTGCCCATCTCATAAAAAGGCTGATTGATCGCAGGGCAGGAATAATGATGTAG
- a CDS encoding phosphate ABC transporter ATP-binding protein yields MQNPIKIKIRHLYFYYKTRTILENINIDIHANTITSITGPSGQGKSSFLTILNRLCHNMDGARVDGQVTIDFGNGFEDIFQKNYALPELRKRVGMVFQAPNPLPVSIYKNVTFPLKLAGKKNKDSIREKVKNALEHAFLWDEVKDRLSDDARLLSGGQQQRLCLARSLVLDPQVLLLDEPTSSLDETSVQVIEELLARLKNRCTIIMVSHYMDQVKRVADQQFILRDRQLKPG; encoded by the coding sequence ATGCAAAATCCGATTAAAATAAAAATCAGACATCTTTATTTTTATTACAAGACCCGGACCATCCTGGAAAATATCAATATTGATATTCATGCCAATACTATAACCTCTATTACCGGGCCGTCAGGGCAGGGAAAATCCTCATTTCTAACCATATTAAACCGGCTTTGCCACAACATGGACGGCGCAAGGGTTGACGGACAGGTAACCATTGATTTCGGCAACGGATTTGAGGATATTTTTCAAAAAAATTATGCGCTGCCTGAATTGAGAAAAAGGGTGGGGATGGTATTCCAGGCACCCAACCCCTTGCCCGTGAGCATTTACAAAAACGTGACCTTCCCTTTGAAACTTGCCGGAAAAAAGAATAAGGACAGTATTCGGGAAAAGGTGAAAAATGCCCTTGAACATGCTTTTTTGTGGGATGAGGTCAAGGACAGACTGTCCGATGATGCACGCCTTCTTTCAGGCGGCCAGCAGCAGCGGCTTTGCCTGGCAAGATCTCTTGTTCTGGACCCCCAGGTACTGCTGCTGGACGAGCCTACCTCCAGCCTGGATGAAACGTCGGTCCAGGTCATTGAGGAGCTGTTGGCTCGGTTAAAAAACAGATGTACGATCATAATGGTTTCCCATTATATGGACCAGGTTAAACGTGTTGCCGATCAGCAGTTTATTTTACGTGATCGGCAATTGAAACCTGGATAG
- a CDS encoding CBS domain-containing protein — MKIITTHKGSDFDALACLVAATIIYPDARPVLPGTINANLKNFLAIHKDLLNLWTPKEVDLDTVDTLICVDTHSWSRLDQRLSALSEKSDLDIIVWDHHEDGDIDARESHLSQTGAAVTLFVQQIEKERKLITPIQATLFLIGLYEDTGHLSYPSTRPEDAYAAGFLLDRKADLNILGTFLQPAYGKKQKEILFDMIRQAERSEVNGFSLSVSRVEIYSRVENLAMVMQMYRELMNVDVAIGIFRDIKKDKCMVIGRSGVDEINIGVLMRSIGGGGHPGAGSALVKGANPDALLETVLELLKGNQYSSVMLSDIMSYPVVTVKEDTPVGDVAMMLREMGCSGMPVVDDDDNLVGVVSRRDFRKVKKSNQMQSPIKAIMSRKLVTIEYDKSAFESARLMIRHDIGRIPVMKEGKIIGIITRSDAMMYFYDLLPD, encoded by the coding sequence ATGAAGATCATCACCACACATAAAGGTTCTGATTTTGATGCACTGGCATGCCTTGTCGCAGCCACCATCATATATCCGGATGCCAGGCCAGTCCTTCCCGGGACAATTAATGCAAACCTTAAAAATTTTTTAGCCATTCACAAAGATCTTCTTAATTTGTGGACACCCAAAGAGGTGGACCTGGATACTGTAGATACCCTTATCTGCGTAGACACCCACTCATGGTCCCGCCTGGACCAGCGATTAAGCGCTTTATCCGAAAAGTCAGACCTTGATATCATTGTCTGGGACCACCACGAAGACGGGGATATTGACGCCCGGGAATCGCATCTCTCTCAGACAGGAGCTGCAGTAACCCTGTTTGTTCAACAAATCGAAAAAGAACGGAAATTGATCACCCCGATTCAGGCGACATTGTTTCTAATCGGCCTTTACGAGGATACAGGTCACCTGTCCTATCCGTCTACTCGTCCCGAGGACGCCTATGCCGCAGGTTTTCTGCTGGACCGCAAAGCTGATCTCAATATCCTGGGCACCTTTTTGCAACCGGCATACGGCAAAAAACAAAAAGAAATCCTCTTTGACATGATACGGCAGGCAGAACGAAGTGAGGTTAACGGCTTTTCACTGAGTGTCTCCCGGGTAGAAATTTACAGTCGGGTGGAAAATCTGGCCATGGTGATGCAGATGTACCGGGAATTGATGAATGTAGATGTGGCCATAGGTATATTCAGGGACATAAAAAAAGACAAATGTATGGTAATCGGCAGAAGCGGGGTAGATGAAATCAACATTGGCGTGCTTATGCGATCGATTGGCGGTGGAGGCCATCCCGGCGCCGGCTCGGCCCTGGTCAAGGGTGCGAATCCGGATGCATTATTAGAAACCGTCCTGGAATTGCTCAAGGGCAACCAATATTCCTCGGTCATGCTCTCCGATATTATGTCCTACCCTGTGGTGACAGTAAAAGAAGACACTCCTGTGGGTGATGTGGCCATGATGCTTCGCGAAATGGGATGTTCGGGCATGCCTGTTGTGGACGACGACGATAATCTTGTGGGCGTTGTTTCAAGACGTGATTTTAGAAAAGTCAAAAAGTCAAATCAGATGCAGTCCCCGATTAAAGCCATTATGAGCCGAAAATTGGTTACCATTGAATATGATAAAAGTGCCTTTGAATCGGCCCGCCTCATGATCCGGCATGATATCGGAAGAATTCCGGTCATGAAAGAGGGAAAAATCATCGGCATCATCACCCGGTCCGATGCCATGATGTATTTTTATGATTTGTTGCCCGATTAA